Proteins from a genomic interval of Diospyros lotus cultivar Yz01 chromosome 6, ASM1463336v1, whole genome shotgun sequence:
- the LOC127804791 gene encoding E3 ubiquitin ligase BIG BROTHER-related-like isoform X1, which translates to MAMGDEQQQTKRSTSTGSSSPSSLRRRRNPPALTALPQQERELTSTMLPPPVVETDDRTPVSSQSSSSLEQEEEGDDDDDDDDDDVYDYDDEEELFLNSQEHMEFSEGEDINSDQLQEETEESDVDPDELSYEELIALEEMVGEENRGLPPEKISSYLHSYAPPCLHGNQPVHLDRCVICQAEYEEGEMRVALSCQHLYHSDCIRKWLLLRKTCPICGIEVSSSSNVAGTF; encoded by the exons ATGGCCATGGGTGATGAACAGCAACAAACCAAACGCAGCACCAGTACTGGTAGTAGCAGTCCCAGCAGCTTGAGGCGGAGGAGGAACCCCCCAGCTCTTACCGCCTTGCCCCAACAG GAGAGGGAGTTGACGTCGACGATGCTGCCGCCGCCGGTGGTGGAAACTGATGATCGAACACCTGTTTCTTCACAGTCCAGCTCGTCGctagaacaagaagaagaaggcgacgatgacgatgacgatgatgatgacGACGTCTATGATTATGATGACGAGGAAGAACTATTCCTCAACTCCCAAGAACATATGGAATTTTCCGAGGGAGAAGACATCAACAGTGATCAG CTGCAGGAGGAAACGGAGGAATCCGACGTCGATCCAGATGAGCTGTCATACGAG GAGCTAATTGCTCTAGAAGAGATGGTCGGAGAAGAAAATCGAGGACTACCACCGGAGAAAATCTCTTCCTACTTGCATTCCTACGCTCCTCCATGCCTCCATGGCAACCAACCCGTCCACCTTGATCG GTGCGTGATATGTCAAGCGGAGTACGAAGAAGGAGAGATGCGGGTGGCCCTCTCTTGTCAACACCTTTACCACTCAGATTGTATACGCAAGTGGCTCCTACTTAGAAAA ACTTGCCCCATATGCGGCATTGAAGTTTCATCATCATCCAATGTTGCTGGTACTTTTTAG
- the LOC127804791 gene encoding histone chaperone ASF1-like isoform X3, with protein MAMGDEQQQTKRSTSTGSSSPSSLRRRRNPPALTALPQQERELTSTMLPPPVVETDDRTPVSSQSSSSLEQEEEGDDDDDDDDDDVYDYDDEEELFLNSQEHMEFSEGEDINSDQLQEETEESDVDPDELSYEELIALEEMVGEENRGLPPEKISSYLHSYAPPCLHGNQPVHLDRLAPYAALKFHHHPMLLVLFSTWSSS; from the exons ATGGCCATGGGTGATGAACAGCAACAAACCAAACGCAGCACCAGTACTGGTAGTAGCAGTCCCAGCAGCTTGAGGCGGAGGAGGAACCCCCCAGCTCTTACCGCCTTGCCCCAACAG GAGAGGGAGTTGACGTCGACGATGCTGCCGCCGCCGGTGGTGGAAACTGATGATCGAACACCTGTTTCTTCACAGTCCAGCTCGTCGctagaacaagaagaagaaggcgacgatgacgatgacgatgatgatgacGACGTCTATGATTATGATGACGAGGAAGAACTATTCCTCAACTCCCAAGAACATATGGAATTTTCCGAGGGAGAAGACATCAACAGTGATCAG CTGCAGGAGGAAACGGAGGAATCCGACGTCGATCCAGATGAGCTGTCATACGAG GAGCTAATTGCTCTAGAAGAGATGGTCGGAGAAGAAAATCGAGGACTACCACCGGAGAAAATCTCTTCCTACTTGCATTCCTACGCTCCTCCATGCCTCCATGGCAACCAACCCGTCCACCTTGATCG ACTTGCCCCATATGCGGCATTGAAGTTTCATCATCATCCAATGTTGCTGGTACTTTTTAGCACTTGGTCAAGTTCCTGA
- the LOC127804791 gene encoding E3 ubiquitin ligase BIG BROTHER-related-like isoform X2 — MAMGDEQQQTKRSTSTGSSSPSSLRRRRNPPALTALPQQERELTSTMLPPPVVETDDRTPVSSQSSSSLEQEEEGDDDDDDDDDDVYDYDDEEELFLNSQEHMEFSEGEDINSDQEETEESDVDPDELSYEELIALEEMVGEENRGLPPEKISSYLHSYAPPCLHGNQPVHLDRCVICQAEYEEGEMRVALSCQHLYHSDCIRKWLLLRKTCPICGIEVSSSSNVAGTF, encoded by the exons ATGGCCATGGGTGATGAACAGCAACAAACCAAACGCAGCACCAGTACTGGTAGTAGCAGTCCCAGCAGCTTGAGGCGGAGGAGGAACCCCCCAGCTCTTACCGCCTTGCCCCAACAG GAGAGGGAGTTGACGTCGACGATGCTGCCGCCGCCGGTGGTGGAAACTGATGATCGAACACCTGTTTCTTCACAGTCCAGCTCGTCGctagaacaagaagaagaaggcgacgatgacgatgacgatgatgatgacGACGTCTATGATTATGATGACGAGGAAGAACTATTCCTCAACTCCCAAGAACATATGGAATTTTCCGAGGGAGAAGACATCAACAGTGATCAG GAGGAAACGGAGGAATCCGACGTCGATCCAGATGAGCTGTCATACGAG GAGCTAATTGCTCTAGAAGAGATGGTCGGAGAAGAAAATCGAGGACTACCACCGGAGAAAATCTCTTCCTACTTGCATTCCTACGCTCCTCCATGCCTCCATGGCAACCAACCCGTCCACCTTGATCG GTGCGTGATATGTCAAGCGGAGTACGAAGAAGGAGAGATGCGGGTGGCCCTCTCTTGTCAACACCTTTACCACTCAGATTGTATACGCAAGTGGCTCCTACTTAGAAAA ACTTGCCCCATATGCGGCATTGAAGTTTCATCATCATCCAATGTTGCTGGTACTTTTTAG